Proteins from a genomic interval of Phlebotomus papatasi isolate M1 chromosome 3, Ppap_2.1, whole genome shotgun sequence:
- the LOC129807652 gene encoding mediator of RNA polymerase II transcription subunit 23, whose product MSNEVQILNLIDDILKIDSNEDVFPGEEIDKTGAFQKKIGNLFGGLTNEQKENTLRQYLVKAATQTNLSQLKLLLDTLSTLVKENILPARLLCEQILSCEKLVFQNQNFWIESLTLLKSSIASKRGSGGVDYKGVREIMRGCREKAQTFPKALNSSTLPQMLVLESIIEYIFDRNACLLPAYFIANEIQKTDCPEPHWKMARLMATFVEEFRNTAQMLTIIGHSAMLPIVEHFGYADHLINPWRLDRNSLKFNLKGILPYDAELLQPQTGLLRFVLEQPYSKDMVCSILNLQKQHKQRCVALEEQLVWLVISAMERSEQETASSVFQTPDAGQSDEKMTSVHWLWLHLSSQLIYFVLFQFANFPTIVMALHDKLAVRTELRKGRDHLMWVLLQFISGSIQRNPLSNFLPVLKLYDILYPEKEPLAVPDFNKPYCTRQMAPTCIWIHLLKKAQTDQINIHRQIPKALKNHHEFLQELVHPSNTSVLSMGSDFRIALLCNAYSTNQDYFSRPMAALVDTILGTQKSSTSSGGGAGQQVPTVPLSMVILDSLTVHSKMSLIHSIVTHMMKHPQSKNAMPNVTNMAPALVETYSRLLVYTEIESLGIKGFLTQLLPTVFKSHAWGILYTLLEMFSYRMHHIQPHYRVQLLSHLHSLASVPHTNQMQLHLCVESTALRLITGLGSAEVQPQISRYLSEPKTPASVVSAESEELNRVLILTIARSMHITGIGNDPSSSWCRELLTGIMQNTPHSWASHTLHCFPPVLNEFFTQNTTPKENKQMLKKAVEEDYRNWTSMSNENDIIAHFSAAATPPLFLCLLFKMIYETDGISPVAYKILERIGARGLSAHLRKLSDYIVFEVQNSNVGAHVNKCVDTINDMIWKYNIVTIDRLVLCLALRTQEGNDAQVSFFIVQLVLLKSTDFRNRMSEFVKENSPEHWKQSNWHEKHLAFHQKYPEKFAPDESVTHPPLPVYFGNVCLRFLPVLDIVIHRLLEITPAGSTTHSPTPVILDHLGCLYKFHDRPVTYLYNTLHYYERKLRDNPAMKRTIVGAVIGSLKDVRPANWALTEHYQLYLQKSETEAAQWKPELTYYISLLRRLIETIDGKHFFYSTDWRFNEFPNPAAHALYVTCVELLALPVGPQRVANSLMDVISRGYTVIPPTQIHNWINAFGLVMSNLPESYWNVIYDRLRDVLQTHHMTEWKLRYSPFEMFNFKTTQHAMLDKTYVFMLAMAQSLFHHFGIGQIATMPEYMKDKLKPIITTEHQLIYICHLVGPFLQRLDYERPRQVAEITALLYELVEKVDKSQGSSPLLYMDSICDLLYHIKYMFVGDKMKTELEAIIRRLRPSLQKRLRFITRMNVEEIGVEKTENTTSSAPTQTTSMSGQISAQSQMTGNIGVATQRI is encoded by the exons atgtctaatgaagtgcaaatattgaatttaattgatgatattttg AAAATCGATTCAAACGAAGATGTCTTCCCTGGTGAAGAAATTGACAAAACAGGCGCTTTTCAGAAGAAAATTG gcaACCTCTTTGGTGGTCTAACCAACGAGCAGAAGGAGAATACCCTTCGCCAGTATTTGGTTAAAGCAGCTACCCAAACCAATTTAAGCCAATTAAAGCTTTTACTGGATACATTATCAACTCTTGTGAAAGAAAATATACTTCCGGCACG ATTGCTTTGTGAGCAAATCCTCAGCTGCGAGAAACTGGTATTTCAGAATCAAAACTTTTGGATTGAGAGTCTTACTCTTCTCAAATCATCGATCGCTTCAAAACGTGGAAGTGGAGGTGTTGACTACAAGGGAGTGCGCGAGATTATGCGAGGATGTCGAGAAAAGGCTCAAACTTTCCCAAAAGCTCTCAACTCTAGTACTCTACCACAAATGCTAGTTCTCGAAAGTATTATTGAATACATTTTCGATCGAAATGCATGCCTCCTTCCAGCTTATTTCATTGCCAATGAAATCCAAAAGACCGATTGTCCAGAACCTCATTGGAAGATGGCTAGACTTATGGCAACTTTtgtggaagaattccggaataCTGCCCAGATGCTAACAATAATTGGTCATTCGGCAATGTTGCCTATCGTTGAACACTTTGGATATGCTGATCACTTGATTAATCCATGGAGATTAGACAGAAATTCactgaaattcaatttgaaaggAATTCTTCCTTATGATGCTGAATTATTGCAACCCCAAACTGGACTTCTTCGGTTTGTTCTTGAGCAGCCTTACAGCAAGGATATGGTGTGCTCAATCCTCAACCTCCAGAAGCAGCATAAACAGAGATGCGTTGCACTGGAGGAACAACTGGTGTGGCTTGTTATCTCAGCAATGGAACGTTCTGAACAGGAAACTGCATCTTCTGTGTTCCAGACACCAGATGCTGGTCAAAGTGACGAAAAAATGACTTCTGTTCATTGGTTGTGGTTGCATTTATCATCTCAGCTAATTTACTTTGTACTCTTCCAATTTGCCAACTTTCCTACAATCGTCATGGCTTTGCACGATAAATTGGCCGTAAGGACGGAACTGAGAAAGGGTCGAGATCATCTTATGTGGGTGTTGCTGCAATTCATCTCGGGAAGTATTCAGCGCAATCCCTTGTCAAATTTTTTGCCTGTACTTAAACTGTACGATATTCTATATCCTGAGAAGGAGCCCCTTGCTGTCCCAGACTTCAATAAGCCATATTGTACTCGGCAAATGGCTCCTACTTGCATCTGGATTCATCTGCTCAAAAAAGCCCAGACAGATCAAATTAACATTCATAGACAGATTCCGAAAGCCCTGAAAAATCATCATGAATTCCTACAGGAACTTGTTCATCCATCAAACACATCAGTTTTATCAATGGGATCAGATTTTCGAATTGCTTTGCTTTGCAATGCCTACTCTACCAATCAGGATTATTTTTCTCGACCAATGGCTGCTCTTGTGGACACAATCTTAGGCACTCAGAAAAGTAGCACAAGTTCTGGCGGGGGTGCAGGTCAGCAAGTTCCAACTGTTCCCCTTTCAATGGTCATTCTGGACAGTTTAACAGTGCACAGCAAAATGTCCTTAATCCATAGCATCGTAACACATATGATGAAGCATCCTCAGTCAAAGAATGCTATGCCAAATGTGACTAATATGGCCCCAGCCTTAGTTGAAACATATTCAAGGCTCCTGGTATATACTGAAATTGAGTCTTTGGGGATTAAGGGCTTCCTAACTCAATTGCTTCCAACAGTATTCAAATCTCATGCTTGGGGGATACTCTACACTCTGCTTGAGATGTTTTCCTATCGAATGCACCACATTCAGCCGCATTATCGTGTGCAACTACTCTCTCATCTTCACTCATTGGCTTCAGTTCCTCACACAAACCAGATGCAACTGCATCTTTGTGTCGAGTCGACAGCCCTCCGTCTAATAACAGGGCTTGGATCAGCAGAAGTCCAGCCTCAAATTTCACGATATTTATCTGAGCCTAAGACTCCGGCATCTGTTGTATCTGCTGAAAGTGAAGAACTTAACCGCGTATTGATTCTCACAATAGCTCGATCAATGCACATTACTGGAATAGGAAATGATCCTTCAAGCAGTTGGTGCAGGGAGCTCCTAACTGGAATAATGCAAAATACCCCACATTCTTGGGCATCACATACACTTCATTGTTTCCCTCCTGTATTGAATGAGTTTTTTACGCAGAACACAACTCCAAAAGAGAACAAGCAAATGCTGAAGAAGGCTGTTGAGGAAGATTACAGAAACTGGACATCTATGTCTAATGAAAACGACATTATAGCTCATTTTAGCGCAGCTGCAACTCCACCTCTATTCCTTTGCCTACTTTTCAAGATGATTTATGAGACAGATGGTATTAGTCCAGTTGCCTACAAGATCCTCGAAAGGATTGGTGCCCGAGGCTTATCGGCTCATTTGAGAAAGCTTAGTGACTACATTGTATTTGAGGTGCAAAACTCTAATGTCGGAGCTCATGTTAACAAATGCGTAGACACCATAAATGATATGATATGGAAATACAATATCGTCACGATCGATCGTCTAGTGCTTTGTCTAGCACTTCGAACTCAAGAAGGCAATGATGCACAAGTAAGCTTCTTTATTGTGCAGCTGGTACTACTTAAGTCTACAGATTTCCGCAACAGGATGAGCGAGTTTGTTAAGGAAAATTCGCCTGAGCATTGGAAGCAGAGTAATTGGCATGAGAAGCATTTGGCATTTCACCAGAAATATCCAGAGAAATTTGCTCCTGATGAATCAGTTACACATCCACCACTTCCTGTTTATTTTGGAAACGTTTGCTTACGTTTTCTACCCGTTTTGGATATTGTTATCCATCGTCTGCTGGAAATAACTCCTGCAGGGAGCACAACTCATTCTCCAACCCCAGTAATCCTGGATCATCTGGGATGCCTCTATAAATTTCATG ACCGTCCTGTTACTTATCTTTACAACACTTTGCATTACTATGAACGTAAGCTGCGCGATAATCCAGCGATGAAAAGAACAATTGTGGGAGCTGTTATTGGTTCACTGAAAGATGTTCGTCCAGCAAATTGGGCTCTCACAGAGCACTATCAGTTGTATCTGCAGAAATCCGAAACTGAAGCTGCTCAGTGGAAGCCTGAGTTAACATATTACATAAGCTTACTTCGACGGTTGATAGaaa CGATTGACGGGAAGCACTTTTTCTATTCAACTGATTGGAGATTCAATGAATTTCCCAATCCAGCTGCTCATGCTCTCTATGTGACTTGCGTTGAGCTCCTGGCTCTACCAGTTGGACCGCAAAGAGTTGCAAATAGCCTAATGGATGTAATTTCCCGAGGATATACTGTTATTCCACCAACACAAATTCATAATTGGATTAATGCTTTTGGACTAGTGATGTCTAATCTACCGGAATCTTATTGGAATGTTATTTACGATCGATTGCGCGATGTCCTACAAACTCATCACATGACTGAGTGGAAGTTGagatactctcccttcgaaatgTTCAACTTTAAGACAA CCCAACATGCCATGTTGGACAAGACATATGTGTTCATGTTAGCAATGGCTCAGTCGCTATTTCACCATTTTGGAATTGGACAAATTGCAACAATGCCtgaatatatgaaagacaagttGAAACCAATAATTACAACAGAACACCAGTTGATTTACATTTGCCACTTGGTAGGACCTTTTCTGCAACGTTTAGATTATGAAAGACCACGCCAAGTAGCCGAGATAACAGCTCTACTTTACGAATTAGTGGAGAAAGTAGACAAGAGTCAGGGATCCAGTCCATTGCTTTATATGGATTCCATATGCGATCTACTATATCACATTAAATACATGTTTGTGGGGGATAAAATGAAGACTGAGTTGGAAGCAATAATTCGCAGATTGCGTCCAAGTTTGCAGAAGCGACTGAGATTTATTACGAGAATGAATGTTGAGGAAATCGGTGTCGAGAAGACAGAAAACACTACCTCAAGTGCTCCAACTCAGACTACATCAATGTCAGGCCAGATTTCAGCACAAAGTCAAATGACTGGAAATATTGGGGTAGCCACacagagaatttaa